AATCCGAACAAACTGTTGAAAGCCGCGTGATGGATGAATTGAAACGTTGGAGGAGGACAGGATGGATGCATATTCCCAAGTGAATAACATGCTGCAAGCTGTGTACAGGCATGttctttttgctttttgtttttgcAAAAGCAAGCACACTGTACTTTGAACTCTACATCACGCGTCTCCTTTTTGCAAGACAATTTGTGTTGCCAACCAACCGGATTGATGTCTGTCTTTAATTCCCCAAGAATCTGGTCCGGCCACTCGTGCAcgaccgcccgccgccgccaccgccaccgccaccgccgcgtcAAGAGAGAATTTCGATTCTGAGTtgtgaactggagaaattataaatTCCTTCCGCTTGAAGAGTTCGCAAAACAATGTTGAAAAGATGCTAAATTGCAAATTGAGATATTTTGAGTTCCTTCCCATAAACACGCACCAACCCCCAAGATCTTCTCAATCAATCTACATGCTATGCCAAAGACATCACGTCTTCACCCTGCTTGGAAAATTAACTAGCAACCAAACTCGATCAGACACTAGTTTGGCTCATTCCTGTTATAATCGTACTCTATTTTCTTAAAAATATATATCTTCATAATTTACAAGCTAGCATACATAATGCCAAAGCCCATGCATGCTCTCACCCTATATGGAAAATTAACTAGCTACCAAATTCGACCATATACTACTAGCTAGTTTGGCTCATTCCTAACAAATCATACTCTATTTTAAATATTAAAGAATATCTTCAGCTACTTAAACCATTGTGGCATGCATGTTATTTTGCCCAACAAGACCATGCTTAGGTGCCTTTAATGGATTTAATATATACATACAGTTCAACGGTTGGCGCATGTGTTATCTTGATCTTGCTCCATTGTGTCAATTGAGTTGTGCTTTGTCCAATAATGCATATAGCCCTCCATGAAACCCCTTCTAATCAATTGTGCTTCGACTTGACTTGCCGGTGGTTCTTAAAGATCATGATATTTTCACAATCACGACATGGACAGAACATACTCCGTTCGGTGGGtggtttcctcctcatatccatcatggCGCCTGTCATGGATCCAAAGATTCGATCAATGTACGCTTTGGTTAAATGGCACTCTTCTTTGTACATCCAATGTTCCAGTCCATATTCTATGTATATTATGAGTTAAAATTTATTTCAGTTAAATAATCagaatcatataaataaaattacaGCTAGTAAAAACAAGTCGATAATTACAACTAGTATAAGTTTTGCAGTAGTGTGGAGAAGTTGTTCTAATTCAGATATGCGAGTCCGTAGAGTTTGTGAAACAACTTTTAAAAGTGATGTTGTTTTGCAAATTAAACTAATAGTATATCTGTTATGACTTGTTTCACAATAACACgcaccaacccacaatttaatcttAATTTAATGCATACGTAGTGACACTGCCCATGCTCTCACCCTATACGGAAAACTAACTAGCTACCAAATTCGCCCATACACTATAGATAGTTCGGCTCATTCCCAACTAATCGTACTCTATTTAATATTAGAAAAAACATCTCTGGTCACTTGTGCAATCGTGACATGCATGTTATTTTGGCCAACAAGATGATGATTAGGTGCCTTGGATGGAGTAACATATACGTCCTCAAACAGTGCAACTTGATGGGTGGACGCATGACTTGGCGATAGATGCATGATGCCTCTCTGATGACGTTCAGTTACTTTTATGTTATGAGATTAGGAAGGAATTAGCTGCTAGCTCATGGTTTACTTTTGTTTTGTTCGTTTATACTATACCGGAGGGAAGGAATAAAGGAGCCATGCATCTACATCATGCACCTTAGGTAACATATATATCTGATTAGAGATGACATATGACAGTGATGTCGATTAGTAAAAACAATTTGACGTGTGCGTTGATATCAGTGGCTACAGTCGAAAGGGTCATTTACTGGTATCAAGTTGTTCATTAAAAGTATACAAGTTATTATTAAAAAAAAATTATCATTGGCGTCTCTGTCAATATGATGACGGCTCAATCGATTCTCATGTGTCTCTATCGCTGCTGGAATTGATTTAAGTCATTCCAGCCAGGGGCAATGCATTTTCCTTTTTGTCGTATTTTTGTTGATATTTGCTCTGGTGTTGCACCAGACTAGTATGCATGAAATAATTTATGTTTATGTAATATAGGTCAACTGCATGCGTACTCAACCATGAATAGCCGAAGGAGATACCCCAGAGTAAGCAACAAGGGCCCAATAGTGATAATTAATTAAGCTATCATTAACATGGCCAATATAGAATTAGTCGGCAAGGACTTAAGCAATAAATAACGGTAACAAATAGGTTGCAACAATGTGGGAAGGCGGTTTCAGTTAGAAGATAGATAGGGTTAAGGTTGGCACAAGGCTGATATATATATCAAAAACAACAACGATGGATGCAGGGGCAGGGCTTCACTACTCTGTAGCTACAGGGGGATGAATAGTATGTACGAGCACGTGGGCATCATGCCCTGGCCGCAGACCGATATGCCTCCTGTGCTTTGTCTCTGCCCCTGGATGAATGGGCATCTGAGGCAAATAAGATGAAAATGAACGGTAAAATCAAAGAATAACACTAACAACCAGCAAGTTAGGTGGAAGGCGGCAGGTTGTAATTTTATTTAAATGTTCCTTATATGTAATACTATAAGAGAAGGTGAAGGTAATTTACCTGACGATTAATCGAGGATGAAATCAAATTAATGTGAGTGAATGGATGGACATCGTGTGTGTATGCCATTACATAAGAGTATACActattcttttctttctttttatttgatATGATGATATAGTGGTGGAGGGGATTGGGATGAGGCAGTGTAGGTGAGGAGATAAACGGGGTTAAGGTTGGCCCATGGTATAGGTTGGTTCTGTCCATGTAAGCGAATGGATGTTGATCTGAGGCACGCGAATAAGATGAATAGGACATCAAAATGGGTGAGTAAAAGGATTTGGCATCATATAAGAAGAAAAGTGAAGGTGGTCTTTTTTAGAGATGAAATCGAAGGTAATTTAATTAGATGGACGGGACTCCAATGAATTTTGTTGTTAGGAGATAGATAGGGTTAAGGTTGGTCCAAGGTGTAGGTTGGTGCAAAGGCAGCCCATCAGCTAATATATCAAAAAAGCGGGAGATGGGTGGCAAGGGCGGAGGCAGGATTTAGACATGCCCAGGGACGGCTTCACTACACTGTAGTTACATGGAGATGAATAGTGTGAACGTAGTGGGCATATAAACAGGCCACCAATCGACCAGTTAGCTAGGTGGAAGATAGCGGGTTGTAATTTGCATGCTCAGGTCGAAAATGGTGTGTATGAGCACGCGACCGTCACCCCCCGGTGTGCATGAGACTTATCTCTGCCCTTGGATGGGTGGTCACCTGAGGCACGCAAATACGATGAAAATGAACAACAAAAACGGATGAGTAAAGGGTTTGGTGTCGTATAAACAGGCAACCAATCGACCAGCTAGCTAGGTGGAAGATAGCGGGTTGTAATTTACGTGCTCAGATCGAAAATAGTGTGTACGAGCACGTGGCCATCACGCCCCGGCGTGCCTGAGACTTATCTCCGCCCCTGGATGGATGGTCACCCGAGGCATGCAAATAGGATGAAATGAACGCCAAAAATGGATGAGTAAAGGGTTTGGTGGCATGTAAACAATGAATCGACCGGCTAGCTAGGTGGAAGATAGCAGGTTGTAATTTGCGTGCTCAGGTCGAAAAATGGTGGGTACGAGCACATGGCCGTCACACCCCGGCGTGCATGGGGCCTATCTCCGCCCCTGGATGGATGGTCATCTAAGTCATATAAATAAGATGAAAATGAATGTAAAAAAGGGATGAGTAAAGGGATTGGCGGCGTATAAACAGCCAACCAATCAACCAGTTATCTAGGTGAAAGGCAGCGGGTCGTAATTTACTTTAAACGTTCCTTATATGTAATATATGGACAATAAGAGGAAGGTGAAGGTAATTTATTGACGATTAATCGGGGATGAATTTCAATTAATGTGAGTGGATGGACATAGTGGGTGTAGGTTGTAGGTGCATAAGAGTGTATTctatttatttccttttatttgaCCATATTGAGGGTGTAGGTTGTTTGGTTGGCTACAATGCACTGTGAGAGTCTGTCCAAAAAACAATCGAGTGCTTCTCTTGGCCTTGTGGCATGCTAAGAGGAATTACCAAGTGTGTGAATCGAAATGGTGATGCGATGTCACTAGTTGCGGGCCAGTGTACATGAAGGAGGAAGGAACAGTGATGGTATGAAAAGAAGTAAGATGATGTCGGTACCGGTGACGAGATATGATGTGGcggtggaggggaggggagggagaaGTAGGAGACTTGTTTTTGTGAAAAGGAAGAGATCTATTATAGAGATTATTTACACTTTGAGCGCCACTTATTTGTAATAACAAACATATAGACAAATACATTGTCGCAAAAGGAAGTTAATTTAATTACGCAGGGACGGACGGATCGGGATTGAAGTGAAGTGCGTGAGTGGAGTGGAATGCATGGATGGGCATGGTGGTGGACTGGACGTGGGTACATGCAACTTGCTAGAGTAGTTAGTTGGGGTGAACTAGCTAGCAAGGAGGCAgcagtgagtgtatgcgcgtgtatatgagcgcttgtgtctgtactgatgctcaaaaaaaaagaaGGCAGCAGTGTGGTGAAAGAAAACAAAGCAAGTCACCGTAGGAGGTATGAGCGAAAGAAACAAATAGAACTTGCTGGGAGGGAGTGTATGATGTGCTTgactgcgtgcgtgcgtgcgtgtgtgtgattGGGATTAAGTAATTATATTTTGGGTTTGACGTCCTTCCgtttccgtctcataatataagaaggttttttggcactacactagtgcaaaaaaaaacgttcttatattatgggactccTATGTGGTTGGTGATTAGGACGGGTAGATGGCGATGGATGGATGGACGGGGAGAGGGAGGAAGCAGTACAAGTAGAAGAAATGGACTGATTGGTTGAAACTGGTTATGAACTCTGTAAATAAACataataagagtgtttagatcactagtaGTACGTTGCACCAAAAGAAAGTAAAGGTAAAACAGACAAGCAAATTCACGTGGAAAAGAAGAAAAAACCAAGGGCAGTGCTAGTAGTAAACACTGTAGCAGGGCAGGGCAGGGCAGTGTAGGGATAGTGGGGAAAGAGAGAGGCGTGTGTTGATTGCGCAAGGAAGGTGAAGGTGAGTCCATCCATCCATGTGGCTGCCCTGCCCTGGCCTGCCTCACTGATTGAACATTCATGTCTGGTCTTGTTTTGAGGCCAGCCCAAGCCCAAGCCCAGCAGCAGCACCGCGTTGGAGTTGGATATGGAGTTGGCGTTGGCGTTGGCGCTGGTGTTGTGATGTGATGGATGGGATGGAGACACCACCCAGCGTGGCTTTTAtttacttttcttttctttctttgtttgTCCCTTTCTTCCTCCTCCGCTCTGCTTGCACCTTGTTGCTATAAATCCCGGCTGCGGAGGCCTCCATCCTTTCCAATCTCTCCCAACCCTAAACCCCcattccctcccctcccctcccctccccttcccttcccttccctagaAAGAGAGAGCCCTTCTCTTCCCTAGAAAGACCTCCTCCTCACGCCGGCCACCGCAAAACACACAGCCACTACACAAACAAACAGACAAACAAGATGTTCGCCGACGCCGGCTTCAGCTTCTCCGCCTACTCGCCGCCGGGGCCAGGCTACTCATACTCCCCGCtcttctcctcctccccctcctccttctcctccccaTCTGCATCCACCCAcgctgctccgccgccgccacctctccctctccctctcctgcaccaccaacaacaacaacatcaagccgccgccgccgccgccgccatgtacCACCACCTCGTGAGTACCTTTCCCCCTGCTAGCTACTACTAGTATCTTAATCTTATTTGCATAAGAGAACATGACATGCATGACACTCCATCAATCTCCTCTCCTGCATCACATCACTTCTTTCTAGTACTATTATGTTGCATCACCCCCCAAAAAAAACAAAAGGCTTTGCTTTTAGCACAGCACTAACTGGTATTTTTCCTGTCTGTCTGCTTCTGCTTCTTGGCTGCAATTCAATTCAATTCAATTCAATTTTGGAAATTGAAATTGGTTGCTGCACCACTTgtaaggccgccgccgccgccaattcCAATTCTTCTCTTCTCTGTCCGTCCGTCCGTCCTCTCCGTGGAGACAAAATTAAAATGTCGCCTTCTTTCCCCATTCTTGTTTCCGAGCCCCACCTGCGATATCGACGGCCTCTCCTCTGCAAAAAAACGGACTATCAACTCTGTATTACAAGAGTATATGTAGAGAGAGGAGGGACAGGGACAGGGAAAGGGAGGAGCTGTCAACTATTCTACACTGGACTAGAAACAACCTCCCTTCTAATTAGATTCATCTCCCATTTTTAATAATTCTCATCCACTAATTAACAAAAATAACATCTCTAATAGTAAGTACTTACTGCCCACCTTTATTTTTAATTAACCACTCGTTGCTtcctccatccttgtttcctttccTTTACTTACTTTTTTCTTGTTGCAAACTCATATAATATCTATGTATGGACTATGGACCGGTGCTACTTTACTGATTGTCATCAACATGCATCAATCACACTGTCACACACAAGCACATTTTTAGCTACTTTGATAGATAAAGATTGCTTATCATGTCTTGCTATAATTAATATTACTAGTGGTATACAGTATTCATACGTCAACGTCCATCACCACTGCACTGCCATACAAAAAGGGGAAACACCTAATTTTTGCCTAATTCAAACAAACTGTCCTAATTTACCAGCACCATGCCATAAATCCTCATGACCCTCACTGTTTTTTTATGTGTTATGGAAAGAAAGATCCCAGATAACACTTGCTCATGTTGCCTCCCAGCTTTGAATCTTCTTCTTCTCACTCACCTTTAGGCTTTAGTAGTTGCCAATTTGAAGAGAGGGATGGAATTAGGTTGATGTGTTTTTGGCCATTGGAGGAGATGCCACTGTCCTGTCCTGTCCATGGGCGGCATATGCTCTTCTTCTGCCCTGCTCATGTAGTCATGTGGTGTGGTggtagcaatagcaatagcaatagcaaAGCATGGCAGGGACTTGGCGTCAGCTCACATGTGCACCCACACTAGAATACAACAGCACTCATCAAAACTATTCTCTACTGCTACCACcacttgccctttttatttttactCTTgaccttccactcttcttcctactGCTTACTTATCTTCTTCAGTTCATTGTATTTGCAGAAATTTAAGTCATTCTGGTTCTGGGTGCCAGAAATTAAGTGTTTCTAGTAGGATTAAATGTTTTAAGTTGATTTCTCACCtctaataatatattttgtttcatgcatgtatggtaaaaaaaAATAACAGGGAGACATGGGGCAGCCATCCCTGATATCAGAGTACGACCTGGGAGCAGAGGGGGACCTGTTCAAGGCTCCGGAGCCCATAATCGAGGAGCCGCTGCTGGCCCTCGACCCGGTAGCCGccgccatctcgatgatgtccggCGGGGACAACGCCATGGACGACAGCATCAAGGTCTCGGACATGGGCCTGAGCGAGGTGCTGTACGAGTGCGAGAAGGAGCTCATGGAGAAGTCGGCCATCGAGGAGACCATATCCGAGCTGCTGGACGTCAAGATCCCCATGCTGCAGGTCGAGGACGTGCCCGGGGAGCTCAGGGCATCATCGTCGTCGACGGTTGCTGCTGCCGGCACCGGCGAGTGCTCGCTCCAGAAGAGCGTCAGCTCCGGGTGCCTCAACTCGGGCGACTGGATGAACGGGTCGGCGGTGAGGCCCAACTTCCTCGACTTCCAAGGGCTCGACTTCGAGGCCGCCTTCGGGCTCCGGCGAGCCTACAGCGAGGGTGACATTCAGGTATGTATGACATGGTGAtgatcatctctctctctctctatctccctgTTGCACTGCACAGCACAGCACAAcactggagatggagatggagatggaaatggaattattGCTGTGACAAGCACCACTGATCGACCTTTCAGCTTTGTGTCTCCAAGTGAGCACAGCTGTCGACAAAAGACAAACCTAAAAGGCGTCGCTTTCTCATGGCATTCCACAAAACCTTCTCACTGTACATGTACTAAAATCAATGTAGTGCTTTGCTCGACATGAAAAGGCCGTTCCGTTATACTATAGATAGATAAAAGCTACTGTATGATATGAAGGAAGGAGAGGCACTAGCTATGTAGTGATGTGATCTCAGAGGTTGCTAATTCTGCCCAAAGCCACCTTTCCCTTAACGGCCTCCTCGATGCTTTAGCTGACACTGCAGGGCATATATACCTACCCTGCACACTCACCACTTACTGTGTGTGTGGTAtctttcaagttgcttactagttttTTCGACACGCAAGATACTAGTAATATGATTTCTAATTTACACGCACAGGTGAAGTATATTGTACGAGGATTTTTGTACGAGGATTGCAATTTGCAAGGCTAATATGTTTACCTCTTTTTTCGACAGAAGCTTGGTGCCAACAACCCTCGACCTGGGATCGCAGGAAATGTGCAGGCATCTGGTGAGAGGCTTGTGACCATCAGTGACCTGAAAAGCGAGGAGAGGAAGCAGAAGCTCAACAGGTACAGGAAGAAGAAGATCCAGAGGAACTTTGGCAGAAAGATCAAGGTATATTACAAACAtacctcttttcttttcttcttctactAGCTACTACACAAGTAATTCAGCAAGAAGATTGAACAAGACCAGAGAGTGATGACTGTTTGCAATTCTGTGTGTTTGCAGTATGCTTGCAGGAAGGCTCTGGCAGACAGCCAGCCGAGGGTGCGAGGGAGGTTCGCCAAGATGGACGACGGCGACATGCTCAAGCCGAGGAAGTAGACGGGGCCATGGAGGCCGCCGCCAAGCCGATGAGGAGGGAAGTCAAAGGTTGTTGCAAGGAGGGAattaagctgctgctgctgctgctgagagcTGCTGCCAGTGGCTTTGTTGGCGTCTAGAAGCTTCTAGGTGAGGCGGCACCGCCTTCTAGGATCATGGCTGTTGTGCCGCGCTGCGCCGCCCGTCGGAATTCATTTCAGTCGATCCATCAAATCCGTTCCTTGGGGTGACATTTTCTATTTTCGCGTTCGTttgtagtagtagtaataataataTGATGGTCCTCCTCCCTGTGGTGCAAGAGAGTGGAGAGCCCTCCCTAGCTTCTCTGTGTACAAAGGCTTGAACTTGAAGTTGGTACTAAATAAATAAAACCCAGGCCCCTCTCTTGTCACTTGCTTGCCGCCATGTGATAATCTTGTTGTTATTGCTATTAAtaatcctactagtagtactactcttGTGATGATGATGGTTGGTCAAGTGCTTGCTTACAAATTGACATATCAGTCTCAAGGCCCCAACTTCCAAACCAAAACTATGTCCTTTTATGTCGACAAGCTTTCTCAACGTTCTAAGATCAGTTTTATGATTGCGGGACTATCATTGTGACGCGCCTATTTTATAACATTTACAGAAAATCAGCCAAAAATACATAAAAGTTGGTCCAACAAACACTAAAACAGGCAAAATTGGGTGGGACAGGGCTATCATAAATCCGTCGCTAATGAACTAGGGACAATTTTGCTGGGATGGGAGAGTAATTCATTTGTTGTATTATTAGCAAGGGGTGTATTTGTAACACAAACTCTTCTTCTCTCTTAGTTACGTACTATACAGGCAAATCTTTTAcctccgtttaaaaaaaatccACCGCAACAAACATGCCCAGAACTATCTATCTAGATTGTATCGTTGTATATCTGTTTATCAGGGATAATTTATTAGTGTTTATTGCTAGTACAGACTTAATGTCACAATTTTAAGAAACAAGGGCAAAAATTGCATCCTCAAAGACTTCGAAAGGTGAAAGCGGTCGAGATTTGGCCCCATCCTCTAAGCCCCCAAAAATCATCCCACAGTCATGCACCAAGGAACGGAAACGAAATTAAAATGGACATCCGGCTACAGTGACAGTGAAAAGTGCAGAGAATATAGGCCTGAATTTGGACAACACATGAAAACAAACAGCATCCATCAAAATCAAGTGCCTGAAGGCGACGGTTTGATTTGAACATCACGATTGCTCGGTGCACGCTCTATAATATTCAAAGGTACAAGCTCTTTAAATTTCTTCGGGCCTTATTGCATCAGAACGAGACAAGGGCAAGGGCGACACCGACTGAAAGGTCGCCCGGGTCACGGTGTTATTGCACTCTGCCATGGTCTAGACGCGATTACGGAAAGGGACTGGAGCTTCTTTGGCTCTTCTGAAGACGATGCAGCGGTTAGTTCACACCGTAGATCCACTTCTCCTCGTTGCTGGTGTAAGAGACCAGCTCCTTGGGCTGGAACCAGAGTGCGATCTCGTCCTTGGCTGTCTCCGGGCCATCGCTCCCGTGGATGATGTTTCTGACGTTCAGACGACAGAATGAATGTGAGCACAAAGGAATTATTCTGGGAGTGCATCATGGCATTCAAGAAATGCGGAATCGAACCCTACATCAggcctttctttcttctttttttgcttCAGTCTGTCTATTCTAAAAGACTGAAACTAAGCAGTGATGAGTGCAAATGATGGATGATTAGATGCATGGACACACTTTTCTGAATGAGTGCAAATAATGGATCATCGCTAGCTGGGCCTACTGACGAGAGAATGAAGCATACCTTCCAACAACAACAGCAAGGTCACCCCTGATGGTTCCTGGCTCAGATTTCGATGGGTCCGTGGCACCGATCAGCTTCCTCCCGTACTTGATAACGCCCTCTCCTTCCCATACCTTCAGAATATGGAACAGATTAATAAACCGCAACTTGGCGGCAAACACAGGGTTATTTGTGTACGGACAAAAGATGGGGGGATTTGATTACCATGGCAAGCACGGGACCGGAGCTGAGGAAGTCGCACAGTCCACTGAAGAAAGGTCTTTCCTTGAGATCATGGTAGTGCTTCTCGGCAAACTGCTTGGATGGAACC
The sequence above is a segment of the Triticum dicoccoides isolate Atlit2015 ecotype Zavitan chromosome 1A, WEW_v2.0, whole genome shotgun sequence genome. Coding sequences within it:
- the LOC119295414 gene encoding uncharacterized protein LOC119295414 isoform X1; protein product: MFADAGFSFSAYSPPGPGYSYSPLFSSSPSSFSSPSASTHAAPPPPPLPLPLLHHQQQQHQAAAAAAAMYHHLGDMGQPSLISEYDLGAEGDLFKAPEPIIEEPLLALDPVAAAISMMSGGDNAMDDSIKVSDMGLSEVLYECEKELMEKSAIEETISELLDVKIPMLQVEDVPGELRASSSSTVAAAGTGECSLQKSVSSGCLNSGDWMNGSAVRPNFLDFQGLDFEAAFGLRRAYSEGDIQKLGANNPRPGIAGNVQASGERLVTISDLKSEERKQKLNRYRKKKIQRNFGRKIKYACRKALADSQPRVRGRFAKMDDGDMLKPRK
- the LOC119295414 gene encoding uncharacterized protein LOC119295414 isoform X2, coding for MFADAGFSFSAYSPPGPGYSYSPLFSSSPSSFSSPSASTHAAPPPPPLPLPLLHHQQQQHQAAAAAAAMYHHLGDMGQPSLISEYDLGAEGDLFKAPEPIIEEPLLALDPVAAAISMMSGGDNAMDDSIKVSDMGLSEVLYECEKELMEKSAIEETISELLDVKIPMLQVEDVPGELRASSSSTVAAAGTGECSLQKSVSSGCLNSGDWMNGSAVRPNFLDFQGLDFEAAFGLRRAYSEGDIQLGANNPRPGIAGNVQASGERLVTISDLKSEERKQKLNRYRKKKIQRNFGRKIKYACRKALADSQPRVRGRFAKMDDGDMLKPRK